The genomic segment AGCTGACACCGTCCACACTTCGTGACGCCTTCGGTCACTTTCCGTCCGGCGTGGTGGCGATCGCCGCCGAGGTTTCGGGAGTCCGGGTGGGACTGGCCGCCAGTACATTTGTGCCCGTCTCGTTGGACCCGCCGCTGGTCTCGTTCTGTGTGCAGAACACCTCGACCACCTGGCCCAAACTCAAGGATCTACCGATGCTGGGCATCAGCGTGCTCGGCGAGGCGCACGACGAGGCGGCTCGCACCCTGGCCGCCAAGACCGGAGACAGGTTCGCCGGTCTGGAGACGGTGTCCTCCGGCTCCGGTGCGGTCTTCATCAAGGGCACCGGCCTGTGGCTGGAGAGCGCGATCGAGCAGGTGATCCCGGCCGGGGACCACGTCATCGTCGTCCTGCGGGTCAACGAGGTGACGGTTGATCCCGAGGTGGCACCGATTGTGTTCCACCGCAGTGTATTTCGCCGACTCGGCGCCTGAGCCCACCGTCGCCTGAAGAAGGCGTCCGTCGCCTGAAGACGCCGAACAGGCATCATTCGCGCCGAACGTGCTCCCACGGCGCAAAATCGGCCAAATTTTCGCCGTCAGTGCACGTTCGGCGAAAAGGAGTAACGCGTCTAGCGGCGGAACAGCTTGTTACCCAGCCAGACGACCGGGTCGTACTTGCGGTCGGCGACCCGCTCTTTCATCGGGATCAGCGCGTTGTCGGTGATCTTGATGTGTTCGGGGCAGACCTCGGTGCAGCACTTGGTGATGTTGCAGTAGCCCAAGCCGAATTCCTCCTGGGCCATGTCGCGCCGGTCCAGTGTGTCCAGCGGGTGCATTTCGAGCTCGGCGGCCCGCATCAAGAAGCGCGGGCCGGCAAAGGCCTTCTTGTTCTCCTCGTGGTCGCGGACCACGTGGCAGACGTTGTTACACAGGAAGCACTCGATGCACTTACGGAACTCCTGCGAGCGCTGCACGTCGGCCTGAGCCATCCGGTACTCGCCGGGCTGCAGGTCCTTGGGCGGTGCGAAAGACGGGATCTGGCGGGCCTTTTCGTAGTTGAACGAGACGTCGGTGACCAGATCGCGAATCACCGGGAAGGTCCGCAGCGGCGTCA from the Mycobacterium lentiflavum genome contains:
- a CDS encoding succinate dehydrogenase/fumarate reductase iron-sulfur subunit gives rise to the protein MSYNATMRVWRGDDAGGALQDFTVEVNEGEVVLDIIHRLQQTQTPDLAVRWNCKAGKCGSCSAEINGMPKLMCMTRMSTFAEDEVVTVTPLRTFPVIRDLVTDVSFNYEKARQIPSFAPPKDLQPGEYRMAQADVQRSQEFRKCIECFLCNNVCHVVRDHEENKKAFAGPRFLMRAAELEMHPLDTLDRRDMAQEEFGLGYCNITKCCTEVCPEHIKITDNALIPMKERVADRKYDPVVWLGNKLFRR
- a CDS encoding flavin reductase family protein — encoded protein: MNASNKLTPSTLRDAFGHFPSGVVAIAAEVSGVRVGLAASTFVPVSLDPPLVSFCVQNTSTTWPKLKDLPMLGISVLGEAHDEAARTLAAKTGDRFAGLETVSSGSGAVFIKGTGLWLESAIEQVIPAGDHVIVVLRVNEVTVDPEVAPIVFHRSVFRRLGA